A genomic stretch from Arthrobacter sp. KBS0702 includes:
- a CDS encoding DUF2231 domain-containing protein, with protein MFLQLMKRLGEADALDPAVRTAEPLAARLIAKPRLRRFFHGDATGIPPHVILTDVPFGAWFMAMFLDFFPDDGSRRAARRLVGLGVLAAAPTGLSGWAEWARADTATRRIGVVHAAANLAATLIFLASWRARRKDRHRLGVRLARAGAVLLIVGGFLGGYMRSVRRP; from the coding sequence ATGTTCCTGCAGCTGATGAAACGCCTGGGTGAGGCCGACGCGCTCGACCCGGCCGTCCGGACCGCGGAGCCGCTGGCCGCCCGGCTGATTGCCAAGCCCCGGCTCCGGCGCTTCTTCCACGGCGACGCCACCGGCATTCCGCCGCACGTGATCCTCACCGACGTGCCCTTCGGGGCCTGGTTCATGGCTATGTTCCTGGACTTCTTCCCCGACGACGGCTCCCGCCGGGCAGCGCGCCGGTTGGTGGGACTCGGCGTCCTCGCCGCGGCGCCGACGGGACTCAGCGGCTGGGCCGAGTGGGCACGGGCCGATACGGCCACGCGGCGCATCGGCGTCGTGCATGCCGCCGCCAACCTGGCCGCGACGCTAATTTTCCTGGCCTCCTGGCGCGCCCGGCGCAAGGATCGCCACCGCCTGGGCGTGCGCCTGGCGCGGGCCGGCGCCGTCCTGCTGATCGTGGGCGGTTTCCTGGGCGGCTACATGCGCAGCGTCCGGCGTCCCTGA
- a CDS encoding class I SAM-dependent methyltransferase, with protein MGATPTDELTGFLDLLKAEGRRGVLGLDCGQGADGLLFVRAGIHFTGVDASEENIHAARARGLSASVAAGRALPFADAAFPAVWAVDALAGLPPGEWDDVVRELRRVAEPDAPIAVVLPDPGHPELGHGFTVLRSPA; from the coding sequence ATGGGCGCAACGCCGACGGATGAACTGACGGGCTTCCTGGACCTGCTCAAGGCCGAGGGCCGGCGCGGGGTGCTGGGCCTGGACTGCGGACAGGGAGCGGACGGACTCCTCTTTGTCCGCGCCGGGATCCACTTCACCGGCGTCGACGCCTCCGAGGAGAACATCCACGCTGCCCGCGCCCGGGGGCTCTCGGCCTCGGTGGCGGCCGGGCGTGCGCTGCCCTTCGCGGACGCCGCCTTTCCGGCCGTCTGGGCGGTGGACGCGCTGGCCGGCCTGCCGCCCGGGGAATGGGACGACGTCGTCCGCGAACTTCGGCGCGTAGCGGAACCAGACGCACCGATCGCCGTCGTCCTCCCCGACCCCGGACATCCCGAACTGGGCCACGGCTTCACAGTCCTCCGCTCCCCCGCCTGA
- the purU gene encoding formyltetrahydrofolate deformylase — protein sequence MTDDQLTAAYILTLSCPDRPGIVHAVAGALLVAGCNITDSQQYGSQGTGTFFMRVEATTAAPPAELHAALEPVAQAFGMQWSLNPAGRKVRTLLMASTSAHCLNDLLFLQRSGTLPIEIPAIVSNHRDLAGLAEFYGIPFHHIPVTKDTKVEAEDALRKLMAEHDIELTVLARYMQILSDELCTELTGKAINIHHSFLPSFKGAKPYHQAHARGVKLIGATAHYVTAALDEGPIIEQEVIRVDHRRTAEQFVQMGRDVEGRTLAQAVQWHAEHRVLLDGNRTVVFS from the coding sequence GTGACTGACGACCAGCTGACTGCCGCCTATATCCTGACCCTCTCCTGCCCCGACCGGCCCGGAATCGTCCACGCTGTGGCCGGCGCCCTCCTGGTGGCGGGCTGCAATATTACGGACTCCCAGCAATACGGCAGCCAGGGCACCGGAACCTTCTTTATGCGGGTCGAGGCCACGACGGCGGCCCCGCCGGCCGAGCTGCACGCCGCACTGGAGCCCGTGGCCCAGGCTTTCGGCATGCAGTGGAGCCTCAACCCGGCCGGCCGGAAGGTCCGCACGCTGCTGATGGCGAGCACCTCCGCCCACTGCCTCAACGACCTGTTGTTCCTGCAGCGCTCCGGCACCCTGCCGATCGAGATCCCGGCGATCGTCTCCAACCACCGGGACCTGGCCGGCCTGGCCGAGTTCTACGGCATCCCGTTCCACCACATCCCGGTCACCAAGGACACCAAGGTCGAAGCCGAAGACGCCCTGCGCAAGCTCATGGCCGAGCACGACATCGAGCTCACGGTCCTGGCGCGGTACATGCAGATCCTCTCCGACGAGCTGTGCACGGAGCTCACCGGCAAGGCGATCAACATCCACCACTCCTTCCTGCCCTCCTTCAAGGGCGCCAAGCCGTACCACCAGGCCCATGCCCGCGGCGTGAAACTCATCGGCGCCACGGCACACTACGTCACCGCTGCCCTGGACGAGGGCCCGATCATCGAACAGGAAGTCATCCGGGTGGACCACCGGCGCACCGCCGAGCAGTTCGTCCAGATGGGCCGCGACGTCGAGGGGCGCACCCTCGCCCAGGCCGTGCAGTGGCACGCCGAACACCGGGTACTGCTGGACGGCAACCGGACGGTTGTTTTCAGCTAA
- a CDS encoding gamma carbonic anhydrase family protein encodes MTPVYAFAGDTPAVHESAFVAPSASIIGRASLAEDSSAFYGVSVRADTAAITVGAGSNLQDNVVLHADPGFPCSVGARVSIGHSAVVHGCTVEDDCLIGMSATILNGAVIGAGSLVAAGAVVLEGTVIPPRSLVAGVPAKVRRELSDEEFAGVQRNATHYQELARAHREIHS; translated from the coding sequence ATGACTCCCGTTTACGCTTTCGCCGGTGACACCCCGGCTGTCCACGAATCCGCCTTCGTCGCCCCGAGCGCCTCGATCATCGGCCGGGCCAGCCTGGCCGAGGACTCCAGCGCCTTCTACGGCGTTTCCGTCCGGGCCGACACCGCGGCGATCACCGTGGGCGCCGGCAGCAACCTGCAGGACAACGTCGTGCTGCATGCGGATCCGGGCTTTCCCTGCAGCGTCGGCGCCCGGGTCAGCATCGGCCACAGCGCCGTGGTGCACGGCTGCACGGTCGAGGACGACTGCCTGATCGGGATGAGCGCCACCATCCTCAACGGCGCAGTGATCGGCGCCGGCTCGCTCGTGGCGGCCGGCGCGGTGGTCCTCGAGGGCACGGTGATCCCGCCCCGCTCGCTGGTGGCCGGCGTGCCGGCCAAGGTCCGCCGCGAGCTGAGCGACGAGGAGTTCGCGGGCGTCCAGCGCAACGCCACCCACTATCAGGAACTCGCCCGGGCGCACCGCGAAATTCACAGCTGA